From the genome of Palaemon carinicauda isolate YSFRI2023 chromosome 6, ASM3689809v2, whole genome shotgun sequence, one region includes:
- the LOC137642227 gene encoding transcription factor SPT20 homolog yields the protein MAKMILFALLVASVSAQRGLLKPQQQQQFIGNQQQSRFQGSLSEQSEYSETFNPSQASQVGGQQRVGFQQPQQSFDGLQTQRPLGGNQQQQSNRQQPFSQQRPLNQLGNQQNNQRFQSQQQLQGNSQRFQNQQPFQGNNQRLPNRQQSFQGNNQRLPNQQQPFQGNNQGFQNQQQSFQGNTQGLPNQQQPFQGNNQGFPNQQQSFQGNNQGLQNQQQSFQGNTQGLPNQQQPFQGNNQGFQNQQQPFQGNTQRVQNQQQPFQGNNQRFPNQQRPQSVGQPDIAILEDERDGPFQDGTYYFGFATENGIQRQEGARLTSPQTLEVTGSYSYIAPDGTTVAMEYIADENGYRAYPVRPGRINPVNPPQRILAPPPIRQPLNPSSPGQNRPRPTLNRPVNNQPVQNVQRPVQSTQRPIQSTQRPFQNTPRPIQNTQRPIQNTQRPFQNTPRPIQNTQRPIQNTQRPFQNTPRPIQNTQRPIQNTQRPFQSNQRPIQNVQRPVQNFNRPIQNAQQPVQNFNRPVQNVRGRNEMAGNNVIQPNALPNQNFNNVNQATGYDYTPAANQLSSAVGIPQQIYETPGY from the exons ATGGCTAAGATG ATATTATTTGCCCTTTTGGTGGCGAGTGTCAGTGCTCAGCGAGGCCTGCTGaaacctcagcagcagcagcagttcatCGGCAATCAGCAGCAATCTCGCTTCCAAGGGTCATTGTCTGAGCAATCCGAATATTCCGAAACTTTCAACCCTTCTCAAGCATCGCAGGTGGGAGGACAACAGCGAGTTGGATTCCAGCAACCTCAGCAATCCTTCGATGGGCTGCAGACTCAGCGTCCTCTGGGAGGAAATCAACAGCAGCAGAGTAACCGTCAACAACCTTTCTCACAACAACGCCCATTGAATCAGCTTGGCAATCAGCAAAACAACCAGAGATTCCAATCTCAACAACAGCTTCAAGGGAACAGCCAACGATTCCAGAATCAGCAACCATTCCAGGGAAACAACCAAAGGCTCCCAAATCGACAACAATCATTCCAGGGAAATAACCAGAGGCTTCCAAATCAGCAGCAGCCGTTCCAAGGAAACAACCAGGGATTCCAAAACCAACAGCAGTCATTCCAGGGAAATACTCAGGGTCTTCCAAACCAGCAGCAGCCATTCCAGGGAAACAACCAGGGATTCCCAAACCAACAGCAATCATTCCAGGGAAACAACCAGGGATTGCAAAACCAACAGCAGTCGTTCCAGGGAAATACTCAGGGTCTTCCAAACCAGCAGCAGCCATTCCAGGGAAACAACCAAGGATTCCAAAATCAGCAACAACCATTCCAGGGAAATACCCAGAGGGTTCAAAACCAGCAGCAACCGTTCCAAGGAAACAACCAGAGATTCCCAAACCAACAGCGGCCACAATCTGTTGGTCAGCCAGACATTGCAATTCTTGAAGACGAAAGAGATGGGCCTTTCCAGGATGGAACGTATTACTTCGG TTTCGCTACTGAAAACGGTATCCAAAGACAGGAAGGAGCTAGGCTGACCAGTCCACAGACTCTTGAAGTTACTGGATCATACTC GTATATAGCCCCTGACGGTACTACAGTGGCTATGGAATATATAGCTGACGAAAACGGATACAGAGCTTACCCCGTACGTCCTGGAAG aaTAAATCCCGTCAACCCTCCTCAGAGAATCCTTGCTCCTCCACCCATCCGTCAACCTCTGAACCCATCAAGTCCTGGGCAGAACAGACCCCGTCCAACCCTGAACAGACCCGTCAATAATCAACCAGTACAGAACGTCCAGCGACCTGTGCAGAGTACTCAACGACCCATTCAAAGCACACAACGACCCTTCCAGAACACGCCAAGACCCATCCAGAATACTCAACGTCCTATCCAGAACACGCAGCGACCCTTCCAGAACACGCCAAGACCCATCCAGAATACTCAACGTCCTATCCAGAACACGCAGCGACCCTTCCAGAACACGCCAAGACCCATCCAGAATACCCAACGTCCTATACAGAACACGCAGCGACCCTTCCAGAGCAACCAAAGGCCTATCCAGAACGTGCAACGTCCCGTCCAGAATTTTAACCGTCCTATTCAGAATGCCCAGCAGCCTGTCCAGAACTTCAACCGTCCTGTCCAAAACGTTCGCGGGCGAAATGAAATGGCTGGAAACAACGTCATCCAGCCCAACGCACTTCCAAATCAGAATTTCAATAACGTGAATCAGGCTACTGGCTATGATTACACTCCTGCCGCAAATCAACTAAGTTCAGCTGTGGGCATCCCCCAACAAATCTACGAGACTCCTGGATACTAA